Part of the Moorena sp. SIOASIH genome, TTGTTAAGAAATATTAAAAAAGTCTGCCCTTTGTAGAAAAAGGGCAGATTTAGTTTGATTAACCATTAGAGGCTGAAAAACACAGCAGTTTTTAGATACAGCCTCAGACACCACCTCAGATGTAACTTCAGATACAGCCGAGGTGTGGGTTACATAGCAACTGACGATTCCTTATTAAGGAGGAAACATCAATGAATTCTACCAATAATATCACGGGAACAGCAGGTGATGATAACCTGTTTGGCACTGTCGGAAACGATTATATTAACGGTTTCGGTGGCAATGACACGATCTCTGGTAGTGAGGGAATTGATACCCTTATCGGTGGCAGTGGTAATGACCTGATCTACGGTGGTTCACAGCTGGATGTGATTAGCGGTGGTAGCGGTAACGATACCATCTTCGGCAGTGAGGGTGATAATGTAATCTATGGTGGTTCTGGTAATGACATCATCTATTCTGGCTCTGGCGATGATTACATTCGCAGTGGCAGTGGTTACGACACCCTGTGGCTAGGGGGTGGTGAGGATCGAATTGTCCTCGACACCGGCAATGGATATGATACCGTCAACAACTTCCAGCTTGGTCTAACTACCTTTGATGTTGCCAATCCTAATCAGGTGAGCATCGTTGATGGTCAGGATGGTGCTGAAATCTTTAGCGGCGGAGACCTCCTGGCTGTGGTGAGTTCGACTCAAGCTAGTACTCTCTACGACAATTTCAATGACGTGTTTGTCTAGGGTTTTTCTACAAGCCTCTGGTAAAGCAAAGCTTGCCGGAGCATAAAATCATGATTTGATTAGCATAGTGCGTCTGAGTTAACTCAGGCGCATTTTTGATGAGGGTTTTTCTCCCCAGGGAT contains:
- a CDS encoding calcium-binding protein codes for the protein MNSTNNITGTAGDDNLFGTVGNDYINGFGGNDTISGSEGIDTLIGGSGNDLIYGGSQLDVISGGSGNDTIFGSEGDNVIYGGSGNDIIYSGSGDDYIRSGSGYDTLWLGGGEDRIVLDTGNGYDTVNNFQLGLTTFDVANPNQVSIVDGQDGAEIFSGGDLLAVVSSTQASTLYDNFNDVFV